CGTTAACAGAAGAACGGATCCGCGAGGCTGCTTCTGCCTCTCCCAATTCATCCAGATAATCAACGAGTTGCCGAGCGTACGCCTTAACCTTTTTAGGATTTCCGGTTAGAGCTGAATCAATGATATTTCCAAGAGAAAGAAAAAGTGTAGTATCCATCTTTTATTATATCCGCCTGCTAGGGTTAATAACTCTCACATGAGGGTATTATCGAAATATCAGTGCATCATCCAAGCACAAATATGAATATTTTAATCTTTTTCTGAATATCTCGCTCGATTACATGAATATTTTGGCAATATAAGGAGATTTGCAGAAGTATTCGCTAAGTATTTTGCTCTTCTGTTTTTTAGATTATTTGTCGGAAGGCAATTAACAGTAACTAACATCCAAGAAACAACATACAAACATGATCAGTTTATATCCCCCCCAATTCATAGCTGTTTACTTAACAGCCCATATCCGTTCAGCACACAAACAAAGACCGGGTAAATGATGTTACCCGGTCTTTGTTTGATATCCAGATCATAGAATGCTCAGGAAACTGATGTAACTCATCCCAAATGAAGTCGGAGAATCAAAACAAGATGACCGAAACAGAAAAGGCCTGGGCAAGTATTCGTACTTGGTACGAAGCCAATGTCAAAGAGCCCCCCTATGCAGACTTCTTTGATTGGGGATCTCCTGCTAGTGATGAAGCCTTCGAAACGGTGGAGGATGCAATCATGTACAGGCTACCCAGCGATCTTCGTGATACCTATCTGATGTACAACGGTGACAACAAGATGTGGGTATTGCCAGGAGGTTACCTCATGGATCTAGATGAAGTACTCACGACTTGGAATATGTTCAAGGAACCAGTCGACAATGGTCTGTTCGACGACTCAGATGCCAGTCCGGATGGACCGATCAAACAGATATGGTGGAATCCATTTTGGATTCCAGTTCTTCATAACGGCGGTGGTGACTACCATTGCGTAGACATGGACCCAGCTGTCGACGGTGTAGTAGGACAATTTATCAAGTTCCAGCATGAGACAGGGCCATCACACGTTCTTGCTCCGAGTTTTGGGGACTTTGTAATCACGTTTGCCAATGACCTGGCGAGTGGCAAATATGAATTTGATTTGGAGGAGGGGGCAGTACGGTCAGTTGCAAAATGAAGGAGTTTGTTTCGGGGAACCTTTCTGATGTCTCAGAATGTCCGGGTAATCACCATTACCCAGACATACTTAATCCAAATGAACTAACTCCCTTCCTTCAGCCGGCATGTTTTGTGATATTCGAACAAAGCACCATCGGCCAGATTCTTGTCTAATCGCCAGCTGGGGAACTCATGATTCGTTCCGAGCAATTCAACCTCGTGACCAGTGATCAAGGTCACTTTTTCTCCGACTTTGCAATCACCTAGCGTTCTTGGTTCCTGCACCTCAACTCCCTTCAAACGTAAGTGAATTCAATCCGAGTGACCGGCGTCGCCGGGACGACTTTTCAACTTCTTGCAGAAACAGTTCACAAACTCAGTCCCGGATAGTTGCGGTCATCCCTCGAGCTCCACTTCCCGTCGGCCGTAATCGGGATCGTGTTCCATTTTGCTCAAAAGCCTCCCGGCGAACTGAGACGACGCGAATCACCCGGGTTGTAACGCCCAGGTCGCCCTGGATCCGGACGGCCGCCTTCATGAGCGCACCAGGCTGCACATCCCGATGACCGAAAGTACGTCGCACGTGATTCGTGATCTCTTTCCCTGGAAGAACTGAAACCGTGTAATGGATCCCGATCATGGGGAGCTTCCAGGATTTCTCAATGGATTCGACGCCAGCTTCGTCCAGGAACATCGCCCCTTCGGCGATCGCAGGGGCGCGTTGCCGTTGATTCAACAGGTAATGCGGGATCGTGATTCCCTTGACCTTGTACACAGATCCGGGCAGACCAATCTCCGTCGTGAATTCGTGTAGGTCA
The DNA window shown above is from Gimesia sp. and carries:
- a CDS encoding SMI1/KNR4 family protein encodes the protein MTETEKAWASIRTWYEANVKEPPYADFFDWGSPASDEAFETVEDAIMYRLPSDLRDTYLMYNGDNKMWVLPGGYLMDLDEVLTTWNMFKEPVDNGLFDDSDASPDGPIKQIWWNPFWIPVLHNGGGDYHCVDMDPAVDGVVGQFIKFQHETGPSHVLAPSFGDFVITFANDLASGKYEFDLEEGAVRSVAK